Proteins co-encoded in one Medicago truncatula cultivar Jemalong A17 chromosome 8, MtrunA17r5.0-ANR, whole genome shotgun sequence genomic window:
- the LOC25502083 gene encoding pentatricopeptide repeat-containing protein At3g61520, mitochondrial isoform X2 → MPMFLFQYLRNARTLDESLLHFNQLDPSLKSSRICNHLLVGLLKSGRIDDARQVLDQLLQPDTGFPPDDFTGQIVFGELVKRDRPGKGFADEEIVGLVTKLCEYGVFPDTFKLTQLISKLCGNRKNGVAWELLHAVIKLGGTVEAASCNALLTGLGRERDIHKMNELLAEMEEMKIHPSVITFGILINQFCKSRRIDEALGVFDKLRGKGREKKWIGVEPDVVLYNTLINGLCKVGREEEGLNLLEEMKTEKKNKPNTITYNCLIDGFCKAGNIDKARELFGLMNEEQIQPNVVTLNTLVDGMCKIGRVFSAVEFFNEMKGKGLKGNAVTYTALISAFCGVNNIDKAMQYFDEMLSSGCSPDAIVYYCLISGLTIAGRMGDASVVVSQLKRAGFGLDRHCYNVLISGFCKKKKLERVYEMLNEMEENGVKPDIVTYNTLVSYLGKAGDFATATKVMKKMIKEGLKPSVVTYGAVIHAYCLKKNIDEAMKIFGEMCSTSMVPPNTVIYNILIDALCKNNDVERAVSLMDDMKVKGVQPNTTTYNAIFKGVQDKRMLHKAFELMDRMVEDACNPDYVTMEILTEWLSAIGEIEKLKLFVKGHRVSSNPSSLQTSIT, encoded by the exons A TGCCAATGTTTCTTTTCCAGTACTTAAGAAATGCCAGAACGTTGGACGAATCACTTCTTCACTTCAACCAACTTGACCCGTCTTTGAAAAGTTCACGAATTTGCAACCATTTATTGGTGGGTTTGCTCAAATCCGGTCGTATTGATGATGCCCGCCAGGTGCTTGACCAATTGCTTCAACCGGATACCGGATTTCCTCCTGATGATTTCACTGGTCAAATTGTTTTTGGTGAGTTGGTGAAGAGGGACCGCCCCGGAAAAGGCTTTGCTGATGAGGAAATTGTAGGGTTGGTTACTAAGCTTTGTGAATATGGAGTTTTCCCTGATACGTTTAAGCTTACTCAGTTGATATCCAAGCTGTGCGGGAATCGGAAGAATGGTGTGGCGTGGGAACTTTTGCATGCTGTGATTAAGTTGGGTGGTACAGTTGAAGCTGCATCTTGCAATGCCTTGTTAACAGGGCTTGGACGGGAGAGAGACATTCACAAGATGAATGAACTGTTGGCAGAGATGGAAGAAATGAAAATACATCCCAGTGTCATAACCTTTGGGATTCTTATTAATCAATTTTGCAAGTCTAGGAGGATCGACGAAGCGCTGGGGGTGTTTGATAAATTGAGAGGTAAAGGAAGAGAAAAGAAGTGGATTGGTGTTGAACCTGATGTGGTCTTGTATAATACTTTGATCAATGGACTTTGTAAAGTTGGGAGGGAAGAAGAGGGTTTGAATTTGTTGGAAGAGATGAAAACCGAGAAGAAAAATAAGCCAAACACTATTACATATAATTGCTTGATTGACGGGTTCTGCAAAGCTGGCAACATTGATAAAGCACGTGAGCTATTCGGCTTGATGAATGAGGAACAAATACAGCCAAATGTGGTCACCCTCAATACATTGGTTGATGGCATGTGCAAAATTGGAAGGGTCTTTAGTGCAGTTGAATTTTTCAATGAGATGAAAGGCAAGGGCCTTAAAGGAAATGCTGTTACATACACTGCGTTGATATCTGCCTTCTGTGGAGTGAACAACATTGATAAAGCCATGCAATATTTTGATGAGATGTTGAGTTCTGGATGCTCACCGGATGCAATTGTTTACTATTGTTTGATATCTGGTTTAACCATTGCTGGAAGGATGGGTGATGCTAGTGTTGTTGTGTCGCAGTTGAAACGGGCTGGGTTTGGCCTTGATAGACATTGCTATAATGTTCTCATCAGTGGATTCTGCAAGAAGAAGAAGCTGGAGCGAGTTTATGAAATGCTCAACGAAATGGAAGAAAATGGAGTCAAGCCCGACATTGTCACCTATAACACTTTGGTTTCTTACCTTGGCAAAGCTGGAGATTTTGCAACTGCTACCAAGGTAATGAAAAAGATGATTAAAGAGGGTCTTAAGCCCTCTGTTGTCACATATGGGGCAGTCATACATgcatattgtttaaaaaagaaCATTGATGAGGCCATGAAGATTTTTGGGGAAATGTGTTCTACATCTATGGTTCCTCCCAACACTGTGATATACAACATTTTAATAGACGCTCTATGCAAAAACAACGATGTTGAAAGGGCTGTTTCTTTGATGGATGACATGAAAGTAAAGGGGGTTCAACCTAATACAACCACGTATAATGCTATTTTCAAGGGGGTCCAGGATAAGAGAATGCTGCACAAAGCATTTGAACTTATGGATAGGATGGTGGAAGATGCTTGCAATCCTGACTATGTAACCATGGAGATTCTTACTGAATGGCTTTCCGCTATTGGTGAAATAGAAAAACTGAAACTTTTTGTCAAAGGACATCGTGTTTCCTCTAATCCATCATCACTTCAAACTTCAATAACTTAG
- the LOC25502083 gene encoding pentatricopeptide repeat-containing protein At3g61520, mitochondrial isoform X1, which yields MPLPIMRIRMPVLHYSSYSAIFTTRYGVALPFLHQPSFTYVSHSSHSQPQLLTKPPLANPDDKGYLRNARTLDESLLHFNQLDPSLKSSRICNHLLVGLLKSGRIDDARQVLDQLLQPDTGFPPDDFTGQIVFGELVKRDRPGKGFADEEIVGLVTKLCEYGVFPDTFKLTQLISKLCGNRKNGVAWELLHAVIKLGGTVEAASCNALLTGLGRERDIHKMNELLAEMEEMKIHPSVITFGILINQFCKSRRIDEALGVFDKLRGKGREKKWIGVEPDVVLYNTLINGLCKVGREEEGLNLLEEMKTEKKNKPNTITYNCLIDGFCKAGNIDKARELFGLMNEEQIQPNVVTLNTLVDGMCKIGRVFSAVEFFNEMKGKGLKGNAVTYTALISAFCGVNNIDKAMQYFDEMLSSGCSPDAIVYYCLISGLTIAGRMGDASVVVSQLKRAGFGLDRHCYNVLISGFCKKKKLERVYEMLNEMEENGVKPDIVTYNTLVSYLGKAGDFATATKVMKKMIKEGLKPSVVTYGAVIHAYCLKKNIDEAMKIFGEMCSTSMVPPNTVIYNILIDALCKNNDVERAVSLMDDMKVKGVQPNTTTYNAIFKGVQDKRMLHKAFELMDRMVEDACNPDYVTMEILTEWLSAIGEIEKLKLFVKGHRVSSNPSSLQTSIT from the exons CAACCACAGTTGCTCACCAAGCCACCTTTGGCGAATCCCGACGATAAAGGA TACTTAAGAAATGCCAGAACGTTGGACGAATCACTTCTTCACTTCAACCAACTTGACCCGTCTTTGAAAAGTTCACGAATTTGCAACCATTTATTGGTGGGTTTGCTCAAATCCGGTCGTATTGATGATGCCCGCCAGGTGCTTGACCAATTGCTTCAACCGGATACCGGATTTCCTCCTGATGATTTCACTGGTCAAATTGTTTTTGGTGAGTTGGTGAAGAGGGACCGCCCCGGAAAAGGCTTTGCTGATGAGGAAATTGTAGGGTTGGTTACTAAGCTTTGTGAATATGGAGTTTTCCCTGATACGTTTAAGCTTACTCAGTTGATATCCAAGCTGTGCGGGAATCGGAAGAATGGTGTGGCGTGGGAACTTTTGCATGCTGTGATTAAGTTGGGTGGTACAGTTGAAGCTGCATCTTGCAATGCCTTGTTAACAGGGCTTGGACGGGAGAGAGACATTCACAAGATGAATGAACTGTTGGCAGAGATGGAAGAAATGAAAATACATCCCAGTGTCATAACCTTTGGGATTCTTATTAATCAATTTTGCAAGTCTAGGAGGATCGACGAAGCGCTGGGGGTGTTTGATAAATTGAGAGGTAAAGGAAGAGAAAAGAAGTGGATTGGTGTTGAACCTGATGTGGTCTTGTATAATACTTTGATCAATGGACTTTGTAAAGTTGGGAGGGAAGAAGAGGGTTTGAATTTGTTGGAAGAGATGAAAACCGAGAAGAAAAATAAGCCAAACACTATTACATATAATTGCTTGATTGACGGGTTCTGCAAAGCTGGCAACATTGATAAAGCACGTGAGCTATTCGGCTTGATGAATGAGGAACAAATACAGCCAAATGTGGTCACCCTCAATACATTGGTTGATGGCATGTGCAAAATTGGAAGGGTCTTTAGTGCAGTTGAATTTTTCAATGAGATGAAAGGCAAGGGCCTTAAAGGAAATGCTGTTACATACACTGCGTTGATATCTGCCTTCTGTGGAGTGAACAACATTGATAAAGCCATGCAATATTTTGATGAGATGTTGAGTTCTGGATGCTCACCGGATGCAATTGTTTACTATTGTTTGATATCTGGTTTAACCATTGCTGGAAGGATGGGTGATGCTAGTGTTGTTGTGTCGCAGTTGAAACGGGCTGGGTTTGGCCTTGATAGACATTGCTATAATGTTCTCATCAGTGGATTCTGCAAGAAGAAGAAGCTGGAGCGAGTTTATGAAATGCTCAACGAAATGGAAGAAAATGGAGTCAAGCCCGACATTGTCACCTATAACACTTTGGTTTCTTACCTTGGCAAAGCTGGAGATTTTGCAACTGCTACCAAGGTAATGAAAAAGATGATTAAAGAGGGTCTTAAGCCCTCTGTTGTCACATATGGGGCAGTCATACATgcatattgtttaaaaaagaaCATTGATGAGGCCATGAAGATTTTTGGGGAAATGTGTTCTACATCTATGGTTCCTCCCAACACTGTGATATACAACATTTTAATAGACGCTCTATGCAAAAACAACGATGTTGAAAGGGCTGTTTCTTTGATGGATGACATGAAAGTAAAGGGGGTTCAACCTAATACAACCACGTATAATGCTATTTTCAAGGGGGTCCAGGATAAGAGAATGCTGCACAAAGCATTTGAACTTATGGATAGGATGGTGGAAGATGCTTGCAATCCTGACTATGTAACCATGGAGATTCTTACTGAATGGCTTTCCGCTATTGGTGAAATAGAAAAACTGAAACTTTTTGTCAAAGGACATCGTGTTTCCTCTAATCCATCATCACTTCAAACTTCAATAACTTAG
- the LOC25502081 gene encoding uncharacterized protein has translation MANQQNLEKMQLRQNYRNLWHTDLMRTIQVDTPYCCLSLWCAPCVSYLLRKRALYDDMSRYTCCAGYMPCSGRCGESKCPEFCLCTEVFLCFGNSVASTRFLLQDEFNIQTTQCDNCIIGFMLCLNQVACIFSIVAMIVGSEEISEASQILSCLADLVYCSVCACMQTQHKVEMDKRDGKFGPQPAMAVPPVQQMSRIDQPVPPSVGYAPQPAYGQNYGYPPAPPPAQGYPATGYPSAAYPPQQGYPPTAYPPQGYPPSGYSR, from the exons atggcGAATCAGCAGAATCTTGAGAAAATGCAACTCCGGCAGAATTACCGGAATCTATGGCACACTGATCTCATGAGAACTATCCAGGTCGATACTCCAT ATTGCTGCTTATCTTTGTGGTG TGCGCCATGTGTATCATACTTGCTTCGCAAACGAGCCCTTTATGATGATATGTCAAG ATACACATGCTGTGCTGGTTACATGCCCTGCAGTGGTAGGTGTGGAGAAAGTAAATGTCCTGAATTTTGCCTTTGTACTGAG GTTTTTCTCTGCTTTGGAAATTCAGTGGCCTCAACTCGCTTTCTGTTGCAAGATGAATTTAACATTCAAACTACGCAGTGTGATAATTGCATTATT ggTTTCATGCTTTGCCTTAACCAAGTTGCATGCATATTCTCTATTGTTGCCATGATTGTGGGGAGTGAGGAAATTTCTGAGGCTTCTCAAATACTATCTTGTTTGGCTGACCTTGTTTACTGCTC GGTGTGTGCGTGCATGCAG ACTCAACACAAGGTTGAAATGGACAAGCGTGACGGGAAGTTTGGGCCGCAACCAGCGATGGCAGTGCCTCCTGTACAGCAAATGTCCCGCATTGATCAGCCAGTTCCACCTTCTGTTGGGTATGCACCTCAACCAGCATATGGGCAGAATTATGGTTATCCACCTGCCCCACCACCAGCTCAGGGCTATCCCGCTACTGGTTACCCCTCTGCTGCTTATCCTCCACAACAAGGATATCCCCCTACTGCTTATCCTCCACAAGGATATCCCCCTTCTGGTTATTCTAGGTGA